Part of the Maridesulfovibrio sp. genome, GTCCCATGAAAGGCAATCCACAAGGGACTGAATTCCCTTTGGATTCGACCCCTCAGTGGGAGAAACAACGACCTCTTTAACTTTCTCTTTGTCGATAAATTTCTCCCAGTCCAACCCGACATACGCAACAGCGATCCTCTCAGGCTCGCAACGCTCAACCGCTCCGCGTATTTCTCCAGTTTTCAACAGTTTCATAATGCCTCCGAACTGTTAAGAGTCCTGACGGGAATCTATGTGAGAGGGAACTTAATTTCAATAGAATTTTGTGGGAAGTTGGGTGGTAGGTAATTGGGGGGGGAGGAAGCATACGATGAGTCTCGATAGACTTTATACTCTGAATACTTGCCCCCTATTCGTAGCTATAGTACGGCGTATAAGAGAAAAACATTAATGCTCACCTGATATATAAGAATAAAGACATGAAGGAATCATAAAATGCTCATAGAAAAAATCAAACTATCAGAACTACTCAGTTTCCCGCCTGACTCAGACTGGATTCCGCTCGACAAACTTAATGTTATTATTGGCCCCAACGGAGCAGGAAAATCAAATTTAATTGAAGCTATCTCTCTTTTACAGTCGACTCCGGAAGACTTCACATCCCCAATTCGCAAGGGAGGAGGTGCTAAAGAATGGATATGGAAAAAGAGAAACGGACAACGGGCTACTATAGAAGCAATTATTCCAAAAGAGAATTTACGATATGCTAAAAACATCCATTACAAAATTGAATTCACTGAATCAGGACAACGAGTTGAAATAACCGATGAAAAAATCGAAGAAGAAAAACCTGCTGCAGGAGAAAGCACCCCTTATTTCTACTACAGCATTCAAAATGGAATCCCCATTATAAACAACAACTCAACTACTGGACCACGCAGACTGGAAAGAGATTCTGTTAACCCTGAACAATCGATTCTTGCCCAAAGAAGAGACCCGGAACAATATCCAGAACTGACATGGCTAGGTGATGAATTCCGCCAGATTAAAATATATGACACATGGGAATTCGGCAGATTTACCGAACTACGCAGACAACAACCAGCTGATGGAAAGACTAACTTTCTTGATGAAGACTGCTTAAATTTAGGACTTATTTTAAATAATTTTAGAGGAAAACCAGAAGTAAAACGTAAGGTAAAAGAATATCTAGCTAAGTTCTGTCCTTCAGCAACAGACATAGAGTCGATAATAGAAGGCAACGGAGTTAGAATCTTTCTCGAAGAAGGAGATTTATCCACCCCTGCGAATAGGTTATCTGATGGAACAATTCGTTTTTTATGTTTACTCGCTATTCTGTGCCACCCAACCCCACCTTCACTCATCTGCATTGAAGAACCGGAAATGGGCCTGCACCCTGACGCAATAGTGCTGCTTAAAGATTTATTAATTGAAGCATCTGAACACACTCAAATAATTATAACGACACACTCAGACATACTTATCGACGCCTTAAGTGAAACACCGGAATATGTCATGGTATGTGAAAAGGCAGAAGGCAAAACAAAGATAATCCGTCTGGATAGGTTAAATCTAAAATCATGGCTTGAAAATTACTCTCTGGGAGACCTCTGGATCAATGGCTACTTAGGAGGAACCCTGTGAGCACTATCATGGTTTTTGTAGAAGGCGGAGCTTTAAGAAATAAACAATTAAACATTGACTGCCGCAGAGCTTTTAAAGTTTTTTTCAAAAAATACGGAATAGCTGACAATAAAATAAAAGTAATTGCATGCGGGTCGCGTCAATTTGCATACAGAGATTTTTGCATAGAAATAAGTCAAGCAAAAGAACCGAAACATATCATCCTTTTAGTGGACAGTGAAAAGCATGTAGAAAAGAAGCACAGATATAAACCATGGGATCATTTCAAGGAGCGAGAGGGGGACAAGCACTGGCAAAAACCAACGCAGGCAGATGATAACTCTGCGCAACTTATGGTCCAATGTATGGAAGCGTGGTTTATGGCTGATAAGACAGCATTAAAAGAGTACTATAAAAAAAATTTTAAAGTAACCGTACTCCCAACCAGCCAAGACATTGAAAATATCGACAAAAAGATCCTTTATTCTTCACTAGAAAAAGCCACAAAGGACACACAAAAAGGGAAATATAGTAAAGGCAACCATTCTTTTAAAATTTTGGCCGAAATAAACCCTGTCAATGTTAAAGACAAATCATCGTGGGCCGAGCGACTTTTAGAACATTTAAAAGAACTCTGTCCTTAATTCCCTAAAGAAAACCCTTGACCCAACACCCATTCGGTGCTTAATGCTCCTCGCGTCCGTCCATATCCGGTTGTTTTGGGTCCATAGAGACCCGAGTTTTAAGACAAGGGCAGTGTACTTGCTTCGTACATCGTCCTTATGTGACGATTTTCCTGAAACCTAATTAAGAGATTGGGACCAGTTATGCAGGCAGTTCGCCTTGCTGTTTCAGGAAAAAGTACGATCTGCCTTTGTGAGTTTTTTACCCACCTTTTGTAGATCGAGATAACCGGACGGTCCCTCCAAAAATACCGGACATTTATTACGGTAGCTAGAAGCCTCCCCTGCTTTTAAGGGGCTGGCATTGCTTTGTTTTTCACCCCCATTTCCGCAAGACCGGAGCATTCCCCGGATCAGGCCGCACGTGCGGTTTGCTGATTCGTGTTGCTGTACTTTTGCCAGTGATAACAAACGACCCGATTTAATAAATCCGGCCCAGCTGAAACGGGAATTAACACGCGCCCAGTTGAGAACTGAGACGCGCTCATGTTTTATTGCCCTTTTAAATATAACTTTTATTTTCACTACATTTTAGAGAGATACATACATCATGGAAAAATTTAGAAACCTCGGTCTTTCCGATGCCATTATTGAAGCACTTGAGAAAAAAGGCTTCACCGCGCCCACTCCTATTCAGGAAAAAACCATTCCCATGCTCCTTTCCGGTGAAAAGGACATCGTAGGTCAGGCTCAGACAGGTA contains:
- a CDS encoding AAA family ATPase; translation: MLIEKIKLSELLSFPPDSDWIPLDKLNVIIGPNGAGKSNLIEAISLLQSTPEDFTSPIRKGGGAKEWIWKKRNGQRATIEAIIPKENLRYAKNIHYKIEFTESGQRVEITDEKIEEEKPAAGESTPYFYYSIQNGIPIINNNSTTGPRRLERDSVNPEQSILAQRRDPEQYPELTWLGDEFRQIKIYDTWEFGRFTELRRQQPADGKTNFLDEDCLNLGLILNNFRGKPEVKRKVKEYLAKFCPSATDIESIIEGNGVRIFLEEGDLSTPANRLSDGTIRFLCLLAILCHPTPPSLICIEEPEMGLHPDAIVLLKDLLIEASEHTQIIITTHSDILIDALSETPEYVMVCEKAEGKTKIIRLDRLNLKSWLENYSLGDLWINGYLGGTL
- a CDS encoding DUF4276 family protein translates to MSTIMVFVEGGALRNKQLNIDCRRAFKVFFKKYGIADNKIKVIACGSRQFAYRDFCIEISQAKEPKHIILLVDSEKHVEKKHRYKPWDHFKEREGDKHWQKPTQADDNSAQLMVQCMEAWFMADKTALKEYYKKNFKVTVLPTSQDIENIDKKILYSSLEKATKDTQKGKYSKGNHSFKILAEINPVNVKDKSSWAERLLEHLKELCP